A genomic window from Pseudogulbenkiania sp. MAI-1 includes:
- a CDS encoding 3-(methylthio)propionyl-CoA ligase, whose amino-acid sequence MLHGLMMDQPLLISGLLQHAERCHGDTEIVSRTVEGPIHRYTYRDAARRARQLANALAALGIESGDRVGTLAWNGYRHYELYYAVSGSGAVCHTINPRLFPEQIGYIIDHAEDVALFFDLTFLSLVEQLAPQLSGVRHFVLLTDREHMPLHSTIANLLCYEELLDGRSEQYDWPVFDENTASSLCYTSGTTGQPKGVLYSHRSTLLHSYSSSLPDSLGLSAADAVLPVVPMFHVNAWGLPYSCTMNGTKLVLPGPKLDGASLYELIEQEQVTLAAGVPTVWLMLLQHCEQNGLRLPNLQRGIVGGSAAPAAMFEQLAAHGVQLRQLWGMTELSPVGTTTAPLYTHRDADPATLRRLQTRQGRPVYGVEIRLVDDAGQPLPHDGVAFGNLQVRGPWVLSQYYRRDLDASLTADGWFDTGDVVTIDPDGYMKITDRSKDVIKSGGEWISSIELENILVGHPAVAEAAAIGVVHPKWDERPLMVVVLKPGHSASRDELLAFFEGKVAKWWAPDEVVIVDQLPHTATGKLLKTTLREQFRDFNWPA is encoded by the coding sequence ATGCTGCACGGACTGATGATGGACCAGCCCTTGCTGATTTCCGGGCTGTTGCAACACGCCGAACGCTGCCACGGCGATACCGAGATCGTGTCGCGCACCGTGGAAGGGCCGATCCACCGCTACACCTACCGCGACGCCGCGCGCCGCGCCCGCCAGCTGGCCAACGCGCTGGCGGCACTGGGCATCGAGTCCGGTGACCGCGTCGGCACGCTGGCCTGGAACGGCTACCGCCACTACGAACTGTATTACGCCGTGTCTGGCTCGGGCGCGGTATGCCACACCATCAATCCGCGGCTGTTCCCTGAGCAGATCGGCTACATCATCGACCACGCCGAGGACGTCGCGCTGTTCTTCGACCTCACCTTCCTGTCCCTGGTCGAACAGCTGGCGCCACAGCTCTCCGGCGTGCGCCACTTCGTGCTGCTGACCGACCGCGAGCACATGCCGCTGCACTCCACCATCGCCAACCTGCTGTGCTACGAGGAACTGCTCGACGGCCGCAGCGAACAGTACGACTGGCCGGTGTTCGACGAGAACACCGCCTCCAGCCTGTGCTACACCTCCGGCACCACCGGCCAGCCCAAGGGCGTGCTGTACTCGCACCGCTCCACGCTGCTGCACAGCTACTCCAGCTCGTTGCCGGACAGCCTCGGCCTCTCCGCGGCCGACGCGGTGCTGCCGGTGGTGCCGATGTTCCATGTCAATGCCTGGGGCCTGCCGTACAGCTGCACCATGAACGGCACCAAGCTGGTGTTGCCGGGTCCGAAGCTGGACGGCGCCAGCCTGTACGAGCTGATCGAACAGGAACAGGTGACGCTGGCTGCCGGCGTGCCGACGGTATGGCTGATGCTGCTGCAGCACTGCGAGCAGAATGGCCTGCGGCTGCCGAACCTGCAGCGGGGGATCGTCGGCGGCTCGGCGGCGCCGGCGGCGATGTTCGAACAACTGGCCGCCCACGGCGTTCAACTGCGCCAGCTGTGGGGCATGACCGAACTGTCCCCGGTGGGCACCACCACCGCGCCGCTGTACACGCACCGCGATGCCGACCCGGCCACGCTGCGCCGGCTGCAGACCCGGCAGGGGCGGCCGGTCTACGGCGTGGAGATCCGCCTGGTCGACGATGCCGGCCAGCCGCTGCCGCACGACGGTGTGGCCTTCGGCAACCTGCAGGTGCGCGGGCCGTGGGTGCTGAGCCAGTACTACCGGCGCGACCTCGACGCCAGCCTCACCGCCGACGGCTGGTTCGACACCGGCGACGTGGTGACCATCGACCCCGACGGCTACATGAAGATCACCGACCGCAGCAAGGACGTGATCAAGTCCGGCGGCGAGTGGATCAGCTCGATCGAGCTGGAGAACATCCTGGTCGGCCACCCGGCGGTGGCCGAGGCGGCGGCCATCGGCGTCGTCCACCCCAAATGGGACGAGCGGCCGTTGATGGTGGTGGTGCTCAAGCCCGGCCACAGCGCCAGCCGCGACGAGCTGCTGGCCTTCTTCGAGGGCAAGGTCGCCAAATGGTGGGCGCCGGACGAGGTGGTGATCGTCGACCAGCTGCCGCACACCGCCACCGGCAAGCTCCTGAAGACGACGCTGCGCGAGCAGTTCCGCGACTTCAACTGGCCGGCATAA
- a CDS encoding response regulator transcription factor: protein MSVPILLIDDDEAFGAVLARSLTRRGHTVTVAHSADAALAVAGSAPARIVLDLNLGGDSGLRLLPLLRQHWPAAAVVVLTGYASIATAVEATKLGAVQYLAKPATVDDILAAFEQVAANPELPLASQPMSLKRVTWEHLQRVLAEHDGNVSATARALNMHRRTLQRMLAKKPVKS from the coding sequence ATGAGCGTCCCCATTCTGCTGATCGACGACGACGAGGCTTTCGGTGCGGTGCTGGCGCGCTCGCTAACGCGGCGCGGCCACACGGTGACGGTGGCGCATTCGGCCGACGCGGCGCTGGCCGTGGCGGGCTCGGCGCCGGCGCGCATCGTGCTCGACCTCAACCTCGGCGGCGACAGCGGCCTGCGCCTGCTGCCGCTATTGCGCCAGCACTGGCCCGCCGCTGCCGTGGTGGTGCTGACCGGCTACGCCAGTATTGCCACCGCAGTCGAGGCCACCAAGCTTGGCGCGGTGCAGTACCTCGCCAAGCCGGCCACGGTGGACGACATCCTCGCCGCCTTCGAGCAGGTGGCGGCCAATCCCGAACTGCCGCTCGCCTCGCAGCCGATGTCGCTCAAGCGCGTCACCTGGGAGCACCTGCAGCGGGTGCTGGCCGAGCACGACGGCAACGTCTCGGCCACCGCGCGCGCGCTCAACATGCACCGCCGCACCCTGCAGCGCATGTTGGCCAAGAAGCCGGTGAAGAGCTGA